CCGGTGACCGCGGCGGTCACCGTGCCGGGCACCGTGACCACGCCGACCTCGGCGAACGCGTCGGTGGCGACGCCCGAGAAGTCCCACGTGACCGGGAGGTCGAAGCGTGCCCCCGCGGTGCCCACCTGACCGCGCACGGTGGCGGGTGCCGCGCGCTGGACGAGCGCGACGCTCGAGCCCGCGACCACCGTGACGGACGCCGGGTCCGTCGCGGCGACATCGCCCACCTCGACCACGGCCGTGGGGTGCACGGCGTTGCCGTAGATGTCCGTGCCGCTGCCCGTGAGGGTCACGGTCCCCGCGCGGTCCCATGCGTCGGCGGGCACGTCCCACGTCACGGGCGTGGCCACGCCCGCACCCCACGCGTACGTGGGGACGACGGTCGTCGGGAGGGTCGCCGGGGTCCCGACGCGCGTGCGCAGCGAGACGGGCTCGGTCGTCGGGGTCGCGGCGGTCGAGCGGATGGTCCAGCGCTGGTTCGCGCCGCCGTTCGAGCCGTACACGCCCACGGGCGCGCCGTCGGTGGTCGCCTGGCTGCCCACGTCGAGCGACGACGCGGTGGCACCGTTGACGAGCGACCAGGTCGAGCCGTCGAGGGTGACGAGGTACCACGTGGTGGTGGCGGCTGCGCCGGCCTCGGCGAGCGTGACCTGCTCGAAGCGGGTCCCGGCGCTCGTCGCGCCGAGGAACGAGCCGTCGGAGCCGTTCTCGAGCACGAACGACCGCCGTGCCGTCGCGCCGCCCGCCGGCGTGGTCTCGTGCGCGGTCCACGTCTGCGCGGGCAGCGCGGCGGAGGTCGTCGCGAGCGTCGTGATCTGCAGCGTGCCCGTGGTGGACCGCGCCAGCGCCTTGCCGCTCTGGACGCCGACCACCTGGTACTCGCCGCCGTCGACGAGCGGGTTCGCCTCGTCGGCGACGCCCGAGACGCCGTCGACGACGAACGTCGTGACGGACCGGGCCGGGACCGTGAGCCGCGCGGTGCCGGTGGCCGGGTCCACGCTCACGGGCGTGCCCTCGACGAGCGCGGTCGACGTGTCGTGCTCGTCGGCGGCCTGCGTCGTCACGACGGGCGTGACGGTCGCGTCCGCCGCGATCTGGCCGAACCGGCTCAGGTCGAGCGTGACGGTCTGCTCACCGGTCGTGGCGTTGGTGTGCACCACGGTCGCGCCCGTGCCGTCCGCGTCGATCGCCGCGGTCGAGGCCGTGTCGTCCGTCGGGACCAGGCGGTCACCCGCGGTGATGTAGTGCATGAAGTTGCGCATCGCGTCGAACTTGGAGTTCGTGACGATCCGGCAGTCCTCGACCGACGTGACGTCCTGGCCCGCGGCGATCGCGTCGGCGACGCGGCGCTGGGACTTGAAGCCCACGGCCGCGGACTCGTCGACCACCGCGCCCGTGGCGTCCACGTACTCGCAGTCGAAGTCGATGAAGACCGAGCCCCAGTTGAGCTTCTCGCCCTTCTGCATGTTGTAGAAGTCCTCGACCTCCTGCCACAGCACGTACGCGTCGGGCTGCAGCGTGCGCAGGTCGGACGTGATCTTCTGGGCCAGGCCGAGCGCTCCGTCGATGCTCACCGGGTCGAAGCCCGAGCCGACGAAGTCGCCGCCCGTCTCGGACATCCACAGGGGCTTGCCGGCCGTGAGCGCGTAGTCACGCGCCTGCGCCGATCCGCCGTCCCAGTAGGTGTGCACGTTGATCTGGCCCACGTCCGCACGCGTCTGCGCGCCGTACTGCGCCCAGGCGGTGTTGAAGTTCTGCGGGTTCGTCTCGTCGTTCGCCGAGACGACCGCGTCCGACGACGACGCGGCGAGGTCGTCGGCCAGCAGCGCGATGAGGTTCTGCTGCTGACCGGCGCCCGTGCCGGGGCAGATCTGCGCACCCTCCTGGGGCTTCTTGATCGCGTTCGTGAACGGCGTGATGCCGTCGGCCAGCCGACCGGCCGGCGTGGACCAGTAGCCCGTGCACGGCTCGTTGAACGGGTCGAGCGACTGGAACTGGACGCCGTACGTGTCCTCGAGGTGCTCGACCACGGTGGTGAGGTACTTCGTGAACTTGGCGGGCGTGTCGTACGCGGTGAGGACCTGCTCGGAGGTGGAGCTCGCGCCGCCGGACGAGTAGCCCGAGTTGGTCATGAACCAGGGCGGGGAGTTGGAGAACGCCTCGAGCACCAGGTCGTCACGCTCGTTGGCGAGCTTCTCGAGCCACCAGCGCTGCGTCGCGTCCTGGCTCCAGTCGTAGCTCGCCTCGTCGTCGGGGTCCCAGACCTGCGCGAGCGCCTCGCGGTCGGCGTAGTTCGTGGTCACCGCGCCGTAGGGGGAGTCGGCGTCGGTGGACGTGTCGGCGGCCCAGTAGCCGTCGACGTCCGCGCCGAGGCGGAAGTAGTTGCCGACGTCGGAGGCACGCCCGCCGCCGATGTTGTAGCGCGCGACGTTCATGTTCAGGCCCTCGGCCCCGAACACGAGGTCGAACAGCTCCTCACGCAGCGCGTCGGGGTAGTCGCCCGTCGCGTTCGCGAACCAGACGAGCGAGTTGCCCCAGCCCTGGAACGGCTCGCCCGCGTACGCGGGGTTGGGGGTGATGGTCAGGGCCGTCGCCGCGGTGGCGGGCGAGGCCGCGCCGACCGCGGCGGCGACCAGGCCGCTCGTGGCGAGCGCCGCGCACAGCGCACCGCTGAGCGCGCGGCCCGATCGGGAGCGGGGGATGGGCTTGCGTGTCATGGACTGCCTTCCGTGCACTCGTCGCTGAGTGGGCCGCGCCCGCGTCGCGGGGGAACGCTGGTGACGTCACCATCGGGAGACCGTTGGTGACGTCAACATCGCGGGCGGGGCCACGTTCCCATCCGTCCCCGACGTCGTCAAGGTGCCGGCCCAGCCGGGTGGTCACGATCTGGTGACGTCACCATCAGCCGGCGGGCGCGATGAGCCGCAGATCACGCGCGCGGGAGGGTCGAGCGGGTTGGAGATCGACGGCCACGTCTGGCACACTGTTCAGGTTGCCCGCTACGGGTGTGCCCTCGTGCGCGCCTGATGCTGGGCCGACAGACGTGGCGAGTCGCCGTGGCCCCGGGTTCACCCCGGTGGTGGCGGCTCGACGACAACCACCGACCTCGTACCGGGAACGGTATGCAGCGCCCTGGTGCGTCGCGCAAAGCGACACGCCCGAGCGCGGGGGTCGGACGGACCGGTACGAGAGAGAGAAGTAGACGACGCCATGGCGGGACAGAAGATCCGCATCCGGCTCAAGTCCTACGACCACGAGGTCATCGACAGCTCGGCGCGCAAGATCGTCGACACGGTGACCCGCGCTGGTGCGTCGGTCGTGGGTCCGGTGCCGCTGCCGACGGAGAAGAACGTCTTCTGCGTCATCCGGTCGCCCCACAAGTACAAGGACAGCCGCGAGCACTTCGAGATGCGAACGCACAAGCGGCTCATCGACATCATCGATCCCACGCCGAAGGCGGTCGACTCGCTCATGCGTCTCGACCTGCCCGCGGACGTGAACATCGAGATCAAGCTCTGATCGCTGGGAAGGAACTGATCCTCATGGCTACCCAGCAGAACGCGCGCCCCGTCACGGCGCTGCTCGGCCGCAAGCTCGGCATGACCCAGCTCTGGGACGAGGCAGGCCGCCTGGTCCCCGTCACGGTCGTCGAGATCGGCACGAACGTGGTGACGCAGGTCCGCTCCGCTGAGGCTGACGGCTACGCGGCTGTCCAGCTGGCCTTCGGCCAGATCGACCCGCGCAAGGTCACCAAGCCGCTCAAGGGCCACTTCGAGAAGGCCGGGGTCACCCCCCGCCGGCACGTGGCCGAGATCCGCACGCCGAACGCTGCCGAGTTCACGCTCGGTCAGGAGCTCGACGCGACCGCCTTCGAGGCCGGTCAGCTCGTCGACGTGATCGGCACGACCAAGGGCAAGGGCACCGCCGGTGTGATGAAGCGTCACGGCTTCTCCGGCGTCGGCGCCTCGCACGGTGCCCACCGCAACCACCGCAAGCCGGGCTCGATCGGTGGCGCCTCGACGCCGTCGCGCGTCTTCAAGGGCCTGCGGATGGCCGGTCGGATGGGCGTCGCCCGTCAGACCACCCAGAACCTGACCGTGCACGCGGTCGACGCCGAGCGGGGTCTCATCCTCGTCAAGGGTGCCGTCCCCGGCCCCAAGAACGGTGTCGTCGTCGTGCGTACCGCTGTGAAGGGTGCGTGACCTCGATGAGCGACACGCTGACCGTCGACGTCCTGGACCCCCAGGGCAAGAAGGCCGGTACGGCCGACCTGCCCGCCGAGGTCTTCGACGCCCAGACGAACATCCCGCTGATCCACCAGGTCGTCGTCGCGCAGCTCGCTGCGGCCCGCCAGGGCACGCACGACACGAAGACGCGTGGCGAGGTCCGCGGTGGCGGCAAGAAGCCGTACAAGCAGAAGGGCACCGGCCGCGCCCGTCAGGGTTCGACGCGTGCTCCGCAGTTCGCCGGTGGTGGCACCGTCCACGGCCCGCAGCCGCGTGACTACTCGCAGCGCACGCCCAAGAAGATGAAGGCCGCGGCGCTCCGCGGTGCTCTCTCGGACCGCGCCCGCGCGGGCCGCGTGCACGTCGTCTCGGGCTTCGCCCCGGGTACCGCGCCGTCGACGAAGGCCGCGCTCGCGGTCCTCGACAACCTGTCGGGCCGTCGTCACGTGCTCGTCGTGGTCGAGCGCACCGACGAGATCACGTGGAAGTCGCTGCGGAACGTCGAGCGGGTCCACCTGCTCGTGGCCGACCAGCTCAACACGTACGACGTCCTCGTGTCGGACGACGTGGTCTTCACGCAGGGCGCGCTCGACGCGTTCCTCGCCGGCCCCGCCAAGGGTGCCAAGGCCACGGCGACCTCCACCGAGGCCGAGGGTCTGGAGGAGGCCAAGTGACCAACGTCGGCAAGGACCCCCGCGACATCCTGATCGCGCCGGTCGTCTCCGAGAAGAGCTACAGCCTGCTCGACGAGGGCAAGTACACGTTCCTCGTGGACCCGCGCGCGAACAAGACCGAGATCAAGATCGCCGTCGAGCAGGTCTTCGGCGTCAAGGTCGACTCGGTCAACACCGCCAACCGTCAGGGCAAGGCCCGCCGGACCCGTTTCGGCATCGGCCGCCGCAAGGACACGAAGCGTGCGATCGTCACCCTCCGCGAGGGCACGATCGACATCTTCGGCGGTCCGGTCGGCTGAGAAGGACTGAGGACTCATGGGAATCCGTAAGTACAAGCCGACGACGCCGGGCCGCCGTGGCTCGAGCGTGGCCGACTTCGTCGAGATCACGCGCTCCACGCCGGAGAAGTCGCTGGTCCGCCCGCTGACCAAGTCGGGTGGCCGCAACAACACCGGTCGTGTCACGACGCGCCACCACGGTGGCGGTCACAAGCGCGCCTACCGCGTCATCGACTTCCGTCGCCATGACAAGGACGGCGTGCCGGCCAAGGTCGCGCACATCGAGTACGACCCCAACCGCACGGCGCGCATCGCGCTCCTGCACTACGCGGACGGCGAGAAGCGCTACATCATCGCGCCGAACAAGCTGTCGCAGGGTGACGTGGTCGAGGCCGGTGCCGGTGCCGACATCAAGCCCGGCAACAACCTGCCGCTGCGCAACATCCCGACCGGTACGGTCATCCACGCGATCGAGCTCCGGCCCGGTGGCGGGGCGAAGATCGCGCGCTCGGCCGGCACGTCGGTGCAGCTCGTCGCGAAGGACGGCCCGTACGCGCAGCTGCGCATGCCGTCCGGCGAGATCCGCAACGTCGACCTGCGCTGCCGCGCGACGATCGGCGAGGTCGGCAACGCCGAGCAGTCGAACATCAACTGGGGCAAGGCCGGCCGCATGCGCTGGAAGGGCAAGCGCCCGACCGTCCGTGGTGTCGCGATGAACCCGATCGACCACCCGCACGGTGGTGGCGAGGGCAAGACGTCCGGTGGACGTCACCCCGTCAGCCCGTGGGGCCAGGCCGAGGGCCGTACCCGCCGTCCGAACAAGCCGAGCGACAAGCTCATCGTGCGCCGTCGGCGCACCGGCAAGAAGCGCTGATAGGAGCCCGAGAGAATGCCTCGCAGCCTCAAGAAGGGCCCGTTCGTCGACGGCCACCTGCAGAAGAAGGTCGACGTCCAGAACGAGGCCGGCACGAAGAACGTCATCAAGACGTGGTCGCGTCGTTCGGTCATCACGCCGGACTTCCTCGGCCACACCTTCGCGGTGCACGACGGCCGCAAGCACACCCCGGTGTTCGTGACGGAGGCGATGGTCGGGCACAAGCTCGGCGAGTTCGCCCCCACGCGGACGTTCCGCGGCCACGAGAAGGACGACCGGAAGGGCCGTCGCCGCTGACCCCCGGGTCAGCTGGTGACGCCTGACGGCAGAGACAGGAGCAGACACGATGGAAGCCAAGGCGAAGGCGCGGTTCGTCCGCGTCACGCCCCAGAAGGCCCGACGCGTCGTCGACCTCATCCGTGGCAAGCAGGCCGGGGAGGCCGTCGCGGTGCTGAAGTTCGCGCCGCAGGCGGCTGCGGAGCCCGTCCTGAAGACGGTGCAGTCGGCGATCGCGAACGCGGTCGAGGGCGCCAAGCGCAACAACGAGCGCGTCGACGAGGCCGACCTCTACATCTCGGAGGTCTTCGTCGACGAGGGCCCGACCCTGAAGCGGTTCCGGCCGCGTGCTCAGGGCCGCGCCAGCCAGATCCTCAAGCGCACGAGCCACATCACCGTGGTTGTCGCTGAGCGTGAGACGAAGGGACGGGCCCGATAGTGGGACAGAAGGTCAACCCGCTCGGGTATCGCCTGGGCATCACCACCGACCACCGGTCGCGGTGGTTCGCGGACTCGACCAAGCCGGGCCAGCGCTACCGCGACTACGTCCGCGAGGACGTGCAGATCCGCAAGCTCATGAGCACGGGTCTCGAGCGCGCGGGCATCGCGAAGGTCGAGATCGAGCGCACGCGTGACCGCGTCCGCGTCGACATCCACACCGCCCGCCCGGGCATCGTCATCGGGCGTCGTGGTGCGGAGGCCGACCGCATCCGCGGCGAGCTCGAGAAGCTCACGGGCAAGCAGGTCCAGCTCAACATCCTCGAGGTCAAGAACGCCGAGCTCGAGGCTCAGCTGGTCGCCCAGGGCATCGCCGAGCAGCTCGCGAGCCGCGTGTCCTTCCGTCGCGCCATGCGCAAGGGCATCCAGTCCGCGCAGCGCGCCGGCGCCAAGGGCATCCGCGTGCAGGTCTCCGGCCGCCTCGGCGGCGCGGAGATGAGCCGTACGGAGTTCTACCGCGAGGGTCGTGTGCCGCTGCACACGCTCCGCGCGAACATCGACTACGGGTTCTTCGAGGCTCGCACCACCTTCGGGCGCATCGGCGTCAAGGTGTGGGTCTACAAGGGCGACATGACCGAGAAGGAGTACGCCCGCGAGCAGGCGAGCCAGGCTCCGCGTCCGTCCCGCGGTGGCCCGCGCGGCGAGCGCGGTGACCGCGGCGGCGACCGTGGCCCGCGTGGTGGCGCTCGTCGTGAGCGCGAGGCGGCCCCGGCCGCCGAGGCTCCGGTCGAGGTGAACCCTGAGGCGACCCCTGAGACCGGAACGGAGGCCTGAGCCATGCTGATCCCGCGCAGGCTGAAGCACCGCAAGCAGCACCACCCGGGGCGCTCCGGCGCCGCGACCGGTGGCACCGCGATCTCGTTCGGCGAGTACGGCATCCAGGCTCTCGAGCCCGCCTACGTCACGAACCGGCAGATCGAGGCCGCTCGTATCGCGATGACCCGGCACATCAAGCGTGGCGGCAAGGTCTGGATCAACATCTACCCGGACCGCCCCCTCACGAAGAAGCCCGCCGAGACCCGCATGGGTTCCGGCAAGGGCTCGCCCGAGTGGTGGATCGCCAACGTCAAGCCCGGCCGAGTGATGTTCGAGCTCGCCGGCGTCCCGGAGCCCCTGGCTCGCGAGGCCATGCGTCGCGCGCAGCACAAGCTCCCGATGAAGACCCGTTTCGTGGTTCGCGAGGGTGGTAACTGATGGCTATCGGAACCAAGGACCTGGCTCCCACCGAGCTGGACGCCTTCGACGACGAGAAGCTGGTCGCCGAGCTGAAGAAGGCCAAGGAGGAGCTGTTCAACCTGCGCTTCCAGTCGGCCACCGGTCAGCTCGAGAGCCACGGGCGTCTCAAGGCCGTCCGTCGCGACATCGCGCGGATCTACACGATCCTGCGTGAGCGTGAGCTCGGGATCCGTACCGCTCCGACCGCGAGCGAGTGAGGCTGACATGACTGACAAGCACACCACCGCCACGGCCGAGCACCGCGCGTACCGCAAGACGCGTCGTGGCTACGTCGTGAGCGACAAGATGGACAAGACCGTCGTGGTCGAGGTCGAGGACCGGGTCAAGCACCCGCTCTACGGCAAGGTCCTGCGCCGCACCTCCAAGGTCAAGGCGCACGACGAGCAGAACACGGCCGGCATCGGCGACCTGGTCCTCATCATGGAGACCCGCCCGCTCAGCGCGACCAAGCGCTGGCGCCTGGTGGAGATCCTGGAGAAGGCCAAGTAAGATCGCGCGGCTTCGGCTGCTCGAAACCGGCTGTCTCAGAGCAGTCGATCCAGTTGCCCACGGGCGGCGGGGAGGTCCCTCGGGACTCCCCGCCGCGACGTGTGCATCACGGCAACTATCCGTTCGGCCAGGCTCGGCACGACTCCCGCGAGGGCGCCTGCACGAGAACCCGCCAGACGACAGGAGTAGGTAGATGATCCAGCAGGAGACGCGGCTTCGCGTCGCCGACAACACGGGTGCCAAGGAGATTCTCTGCATCCGTGTGCTCGGTGGCTCCGGCCGCCGCTACGCCGGGATCGGCGACGTCATCGTCGCCACCGTCAAGGACGCGATCCCCGGCGGCAACGTCAAGAAGGGCGACGTCGTCAAGGCGGTCGTCGTGCGCACCCGCAAGGAGCGCCGTCGGCCCGACGGCTCGTACATCAAGTTCGACGAGAACGCGGCCGTGATCCTCAAGAACGACGGGGAGCCCCGTGGCACCCGCATCTTCGGCCCCGTGGGCCGCGAGCTGCGCGACAAGAAGTTCATGAAGATCATCTCGCTGGCTCCGGAGGTGCTCTGACCATGGCGAAGATCAAGAAGGGCGACCTCGTGGTCGTCATCTCCGGCCGTGACAAGGGCAAGGAGGGCCGTGTGCTCGAGGTCCTGACGGAGACGCAGCGCGTCGTCGTCGAGGGCGTCCAGCGCGTGCAGAAGCACGTCAAGGCCGGCCAGACCTCGCGCGGCACGCGCACCGGTGGCATCGAGACCGTCGAGGCCCCGATCCACATCAGCAACGTGATGCTCGTGGACCCGGAGACCAAGAAGGGCACCCGGGTCGGCTACCGCACCGAGCAGGTCGAGCGCGACGGCCGGACCCGCACGGTTCGGGTCCGCGTCGCCAAGCGCTCCGGGAAGGACGTCTGATGACCGAGACGACCATCGAGGCCCCGGCTCTGCCGCGCCTGAAGACGAAGTACAACGACGAGATCCGCACGGCCCTGTTCGAGCAGTTCTCGCACGAGAACATCAACCAGGTCGCGCGGCTCGTCAAGGTCGTCGTGAACATGGGTGTCGGCGAGGCCGCCAAGGACTCCAAGCTGATCGAGGGCGCGATCCGCGACCTCACCCAGATCACGGGCCAGAAGCCGCAGGTCACCAAGGCCCGCAAGTCCATCGCGCAGTTCAAGCTGCGTGAGGGCATGCCGATCGGTGCGCACGTCACGCTGCGCGGCGACCGTGCCTGGGAGTTCCTGGACCGCCTGCTGTCGACGGCGCTGCCCCGCATCCGCGACTTCCGCGGCCTGTCGCCCAAGCAGTTCGACGGCCACGGCAACTACACCTTCGGCCTCGTGGAGCAGTCCGTGTTCCACGAGATCGACCAGGACAAGATCGACCGCGTCCGCGGCATGGACATCACGGTCGTCACCACGGCGGACACGGACGACGAGGGTCGCGCCTTCCTCAAGCT
The Cellulomonas gilvus ATCC 13127 DNA segment above includes these coding regions:
- a CDS encoding Ig-like domain repeat protein, giving the protein MTRKPIPRSRSGRALSGALCAALATSGLVAAAVGAASPATAATALTITPNPAYAGEPFQGWGNSLVWFANATGDYPDALREELFDLVFGAEGLNMNVARYNIGGGRASDVGNYFRLGADVDGYWAADTSTDADSPYGAVTTNYADREALAQVWDPDDEASYDWSQDATQRWWLEKLANERDDLVLEAFSNSPPWFMTNSGYSSGGASSTSEQVLTAYDTPAKFTKYLTTVVEHLEDTYGVQFQSLDPFNEPCTGYWSTPAGRLADGITPFTNAIKKPQEGAQICPGTGAGQQQNLIALLADDLAASSSDAVVSANDETNPQNFNTAWAQYGAQTRADVGQINVHTYWDGGSAQARDYALTAGKPLWMSETGGDFVGSGFDPVSIDGALGLAQKITSDLRTLQPDAYVLWQEVEDFYNMQKGEKLNWGSVFIDFDCEYVDATGAVVDESAAVGFKSQRRVADAIAAGQDVTSVEDCRIVTNSKFDAMRNFMHYITAGDRLVPTDDTASTAAIDADGTGATVVHTNATTGEQTVTLDLSRFGQIAADATVTPVVTTQAADEHDTSTALVEGTPVSVDPATGTARLTVPARSVTTFVVDGVSGVADEANPLVDGGEYQVVGVQSGKALARSTTGTLQITTLATTSAALPAQTWTAHETTPAGGATARRSFVLENGSDGSFLGATSAGTRFEQVTLAEAGAAATTTWYLVTLDGSTWSLVNGATASSLDVGSQATTDGAPVGVYGSNGGANQRWTIRSTAATPTTEPVSLRTRVGTPATLPTTVVPTYAWGAGVATPVTWDVPADAWDRAGTVTLTGSGTDIYGNAVHPTAVVEVGDVAATDPASVTVVAGSSVALVQRAAPATVRGQVGTAGARFDLPVTWDFSGVATDAFAEVGVVTVPGTVTAAVTGSADVAATLNVVVAAAGPVQNVALTSTASATYTESGYPASRTVNGDRTDKGWSNWRSGTKNASDTLTYTLAREQVLDEARLYFYKDGGSLTWPTTITTQYRDAGTGQWTSLPTPVTLPEQATAPVATVDLTGITADAVRFVLTARAATHLILSETEIDGVVPAASSVSSLARLSVDGVDVPDFAPGTTSYDVVARGTAPRVVGVPTDSSATVTTQRTGDVVTVTVTAADGTTTTYTVTLDPAVGLTGVHVAGSPVAGRELTAEATADPADAALTYQWAVDGVDVPGATQATWTPGLEHVGAAVTVTVTGTAAGFDPTSSTSPAVVVVDGRAASAVALSAASTSVVEGTDVRLTATVTSAAQQAVAGGTVELRDGATVVGSTTVAADGVAVFTVAAPALGTHAYAATFTPATASQTDVAPSSSATVAVTVTVKVVDSTTSVKVTPSSLTTTSTPVATVQVRAAGAPAAGTVTVTVKRGTKVVRTLTARLTDGSVKVTLPKLTTPGTHTVTARYAGTTGVRTSSATATVTVRRTTVTTARVGSVRTTAQARVAVTVTGKPAATISGKVTVRVLRAGKVVAVRTATLTRSAATVTLPRLAAGTYTVKVAYAGNATTAPSAASPLSLKVVR
- the rpsJ gene encoding 30S ribosomal protein S10, which gives rise to MAGQKIRIRLKSYDHEVIDSSARKIVDTVTRAGASVVGPVPLPTEKNVFCVIRSPHKYKDSREHFEMRTHKRLIDIIDPTPKAVDSLMRLDLPADVNIEIKL
- the rplC gene encoding 50S ribosomal protein L3, yielding MATQQNARPVTALLGRKLGMTQLWDEAGRLVPVTVVEIGTNVVTQVRSAEADGYAAVQLAFGQIDPRKVTKPLKGHFEKAGVTPRRHVAEIRTPNAAEFTLGQELDATAFEAGQLVDVIGTTKGKGTAGVMKRHGFSGVGASHGAHRNHRKPGSIGGASTPSRVFKGLRMAGRMGVARQTTQNLTVHAVDAERGLILVKGAVPGPKNGVVVVRTAVKGA
- the rplD gene encoding 50S ribosomal protein L4; translation: MSDTLTVDVLDPQGKKAGTADLPAEVFDAQTNIPLIHQVVVAQLAAARQGTHDTKTRGEVRGGGKKPYKQKGTGRARQGSTRAPQFAGGGTVHGPQPRDYSQRTPKKMKAAALRGALSDRARAGRVHVVSGFAPGTAPSTKAALAVLDNLSGRRHVLVVVERTDEITWKSLRNVERVHLLVADQLNTYDVLVSDDVVFTQGALDAFLAGPAKGAKATATSTEAEGLEEAK
- the rplW gene encoding 50S ribosomal protein L23, with translation MTNVGKDPRDILIAPVVSEKSYSLLDEGKYTFLVDPRANKTEIKIAVEQVFGVKVDSVNTANRQGKARRTRFGIGRRKDTKRAIVTLREGTIDIFGGPVG
- the rplB gene encoding 50S ribosomal protein L2; the encoded protein is MGIRKYKPTTPGRRGSSVADFVEITRSTPEKSLVRPLTKSGGRNNTGRVTTRHHGGGHKRAYRVIDFRRHDKDGVPAKVAHIEYDPNRTARIALLHYADGEKRYIIAPNKLSQGDVVEAGAGADIKPGNNLPLRNIPTGTVIHAIELRPGGGAKIARSAGTSVQLVAKDGPYAQLRMPSGEIRNVDLRCRATIGEVGNAEQSNINWGKAGRMRWKGKRPTVRGVAMNPIDHPHGGGEGKTSGGRHPVSPWGQAEGRTRRPNKPSDKLIVRRRRTGKKR
- the rpsS gene encoding 30S ribosomal protein S19 codes for the protein MPRSLKKGPFVDGHLQKKVDVQNEAGTKNVIKTWSRRSVITPDFLGHTFAVHDGRKHTPVFVTEAMVGHKLGEFAPTRTFRGHEKDDRKGRRR
- the rplV gene encoding 50S ribosomal protein L22 codes for the protein MEAKAKARFVRVTPQKARRVVDLIRGKQAGEAVAVLKFAPQAAAEPVLKTVQSAIANAVEGAKRNNERVDEADLYISEVFVDEGPTLKRFRPRAQGRASQILKRTSHITVVVAERETKGRAR
- the rpsC gene encoding 30S ribosomal protein S3, yielding MGQKVNPLGYRLGITTDHRSRWFADSTKPGQRYRDYVREDVQIRKLMSTGLERAGIAKVEIERTRDRVRVDIHTARPGIVIGRRGAEADRIRGELEKLTGKQVQLNILEVKNAELEAQLVAQGIAEQLASRVSFRRAMRKGIQSAQRAGAKGIRVQVSGRLGGAEMSRTEFYREGRVPLHTLRANIDYGFFEARTTFGRIGVKVWVYKGDMTEKEYAREQASQAPRPSRGGPRGERGDRGGDRGPRGGARREREAAPAAEAPVEVNPEATPETGTEA
- the rplP gene encoding 50S ribosomal protein L16, which codes for MLIPRRLKHRKQHHPGRSGAATGGTAISFGEYGIQALEPAYVTNRQIEAARIAMTRHIKRGGKVWINIYPDRPLTKKPAETRMGSGKGSPEWWIANVKPGRVMFELAGVPEPLAREAMRRAQHKLPMKTRFVVREGGN
- the rpmC gene encoding 50S ribosomal protein L29 — translated: MAIGTKDLAPTELDAFDDEKLVAELKKAKEELFNLRFQSATGQLESHGRLKAVRRDIARIYTILRERELGIRTAPTASE
- the rpsQ gene encoding 30S ribosomal protein S17; the protein is MTDKHTTATAEHRAYRKTRRGYVVSDKMDKTVVVEVEDRVKHPLYGKVLRRTSKVKAHDEQNTAGIGDLVLIMETRPLSATKRWRLVEILEKAK
- the rplN gene encoding 50S ribosomal protein L14 codes for the protein MIQQETRLRVADNTGAKEILCIRVLGGSGRRYAGIGDVIVATVKDAIPGGNVKKGDVVKAVVVRTRKERRRPDGSYIKFDENAAVILKNDGEPRGTRIFGPVGRELRDKKFMKIISLAPEVL
- the rplX gene encoding 50S ribosomal protein L24, which translates into the protein MAKIKKGDLVVVISGRDKGKEGRVLEVLTETQRVVVEGVQRVQKHVKAGQTSRGTRTGGIETVEAPIHISNVMLVDPETKKGTRVGYRTEQVERDGRTRTVRVRVAKRSGKDV
- the rplE gene encoding 50S ribosomal protein L5 gives rise to the protein MTETTIEAPALPRLKTKYNDEIRTALFEQFSHENINQVARLVKVVVNMGVGEAAKDSKLIEGAIRDLTQITGQKPQVTKARKSIAQFKLREGMPIGAHVTLRGDRAWEFLDRLLSTALPRIRDFRGLSPKQFDGHGNYTFGLVEQSVFHEIDQDKIDRVRGMDITVVTTADTDDEGRAFLKLLGFPFKED